One Sediminibacillus dalangtanensis genomic region harbors:
- a CDS encoding SGNH/GDSL hydrolase family protein, with protein sequence MRNKYSKTIIGAILLILLLAIVTFQAMQTSESDNAEKNIRPETQEKDLEVTEEIPDDTELQKAEETEEETQPLAEDIKDKVSQVIESALGLFVKKDLDIVAIGDSLTQGVGDTSHNGGYVGILGNTLNDDGQQKVDIVNYGKRGNRSDQLLKRLDQTEIKASIEEADIVLVTIGANDIMKVVKNNFTNLEYEPFVKEQANYMERLRKIFDKMLELNPDATIYLIGFYNPFENYFSDVEQLGQIIDDWNSTGSTVALEYEQVNYIPTKDLFANTNQDLLYEDNFHPNNTGYKLMAERVLEYIRPEIERSE encoded by the coding sequence TTGCGAAATAAATACTCCAAGACTATCATCGGTGCCATTTTGTTGATTTTGCTGCTGGCGATTGTCACTTTTCAGGCGATGCAGACGTCAGAAAGCGACAATGCCGAAAAAAATATCCGTCCGGAAACCCAGGAGAAAGATCTTGAAGTCACAGAAGAAATACCAGATGACACTGAACTTCAAAAAGCTGAAGAGACGGAAGAAGAAACACAACCGTTGGCAGAGGATATCAAAGATAAGGTCAGCCAGGTAATCGAGAGCGCCCTTGGGTTATTTGTCAAAAAGGATCTGGACATCGTCGCGATCGGTGATTCCCTGACCCAAGGAGTCGGTGATACCTCTCATAATGGCGGTTATGTGGGGATTCTCGGGAATACCTTGAACGATGATGGACAACAAAAAGTGGACATCGTCAACTATGGTAAACGGGGAAATCGTTCCGACCAGCTGTTAAAACGGCTGGACCAGACCGAGATAAAGGCCTCCATCGAAGAGGCCGACATCGTCCTCGTCACCATTGGGGCGAATGATATAATGAAAGTAGTAAAAAACAACTTCACCAATCTGGAGTACGAACCATTTGTGAAGGAACAGGCAAATTACATGGAACGGCTCCGAAAAATATTTGATAAGATGTTGGAATTAAATCCTGATGCCACCATCTATTTAATCGGCTTTTATAATCCATTTGAAAATTACTTCAGTGATGTCGAACAATTAGGGCAGATCATCGATGATTGGAACAGTACTGGGAGTACAGTGGCTTTAGAATATGAACAAGTCAACTATATTCCAACCAAAGATTTGTTTGCAAATACGAATCAGGACTTACTTTACGAAGATAATTTTCACCCAAATAACACCGGTTATAAATTAATGGCGGAACGGGTACTTGAATATATCCGGCCGGAAATAGAGCGTTCCGAATAA
- a CDS encoding response regulator gives MISVLFVDDHEMVRIGVSAYLTTQPDIEVVAEADNGKKAVELALELRPDIILMDLVMEEMDGIEATEKIVQAWPEAKIIVVTSFIDDEKVYPALEAGASSYLLKTSKASEIAQAIRSTYQGEAVFEPEVTNKVMAKMRNRQTTLPHESLTAREMEVLLLVAQGKTNQEIADELFIALKTAKVHVSNILSKLEVQDRTQAAVYAYRQGLVPQ, from the coding sequence ATGATTAGCGTATTGTTTGTCGACGATCATGAAATGGTCCGAATCGGAGTAAGTGCTTATTTGACTACTCAACCGGATATCGAAGTGGTTGCCGAAGCTGACAATGGAAAAAAAGCGGTCGAATTGGCGCTGGAGCTCCGTCCAGATATTATATTGATGGATCTGGTGATGGAGGAAATGGACGGAATCGAAGCGACCGAAAAGATTGTCCAAGCCTGGCCGGAAGCAAAAATTATTGTTGTGACCAGTTTTATTGACGATGAAAAAGTGTACCCTGCTTTAGAAGCGGGTGCTTCCAGTTATTTATTAAAAACATCGAAAGCCAGTGAAATAGCACAGGCGATCCGTTCCACTTACCAAGGAGAAGCGGTATTTGAACCAGAAGTTACTAATAAGGTGATGGCAAAGATGAGAAACAGACAGACCACTCTTCCGCATGAAAGCTTGACGGCCCGTGAAATGGAGGTGCTGTTACTGGTAGCACAAGGAAAGACCAATCAGGAAATTGCTGACGAATTATTCATCGCTCTGAAAACAGCAAAAGTGCACGTCAGCAACATTCTAAGCAAGCTCGAGGTACAGGACCGCACCCAGGCCGCGGTGTATGCCTATCGCCAGGGACTTGTTCCCCAATAA
- a CDS encoding PspA/IM30 family protein: MSNLFTRIKDTISADFNEMLDQKEQKNPIAQLNQYVRRCEQEVKKIRGLVEKQYALKQEFTREYHQAAAMADKRKRQAEIALKANEEELHEQARKDQVYFEERAAKLDSIRQNAIKELESLESKYVEMKHKLKDLYVKRMDLKGRENAAQAHKGMNKVLHADRYAEKSSATFSEMEDYIERLENQVNAEYRSYTLDARIAELEKRAE; this comes from the coding sequence ATGAGTAATTTATTTACAAGAATCAAGGACACGATTTCTGCCGACTTTAATGAGATGCTCGATCAAAAGGAACAAAAAAATCCAATCGCACAGTTAAATCAATATGTACGCCGTTGTGAGCAGGAAGTGAAAAAAATCAGAGGACTTGTAGAAAAACAATACGCGCTTAAACAGGAATTCACCAGAGAATACCATCAGGCTGCTGCTATGGCGGACAAGCGTAAACGCCAGGCTGAAATCGCTTTGAAGGCAAATGAAGAAGAGCTCCATGAACAAGCACGGAAAGATCAGGTATACTTTGAGGAGCGGGCAGCCAAACTGGACTCCATCAGGCAAAACGCCATTAAAGAGCTGGAATCGCTGGAAAGCAAATATGTGGAAATGAAGCATAAGCTAAAGGACCTTTATGTGAAACGAATGGATCTGAAAGGACGGGAAAATGCTGCTCAAGCCCACAAAGGGATGAATAAAGTGCTGCATGCTGATCGCTATGCCGAAAAAAGCAGCGCAACCTTTTCTGAAATGGAGGATTATATCGAGCGGCTGGAAAATCAGGTGAATGCCGAATACCGAAGCTATACGCTGGATGCCCGCATTGCCGAGTTAGAAAAAAGAGCGGAATAA
- a CDS encoding sugar phosphate isomerase/epimerase family protein, which translates to MKLGVFTVLCADKPFDDMLDYVSSRGLEAIELGTGGYPGNEHCPIAEFLDEPTAQQEMMQKLTDKGLMISALSCHSNPLHPQEKVAVPADTLLRNTIKLASQLGVKVVNTFSGCPGDHEGALYPNWPVAAWPHDFQEVLKWQWDEKLIPYWKEINDYAAANGVKIGLELHGGFSVHTPATMLKLRKACGSAIGANLDPSHMWWQGIDPVEAIKILGDAGALHHFHAKDTIIDQQNTNMHGLTDMTPYTELRSRAWYFRTVGYGHGRKTWADIVSALRLVDYDYVVSIEHEDGLMSIDEGFSKAVENLQPIMLREPVGEMWWA; encoded by the coding sequence ATGAAGTTAGGTGTTTTTACTGTTTTATGCGCAGACAAACCGTTTGATGACATGCTCGATTATGTTTCTTCCAGAGGATTGGAAGCAATTGAGCTCGGAACCGGAGGGTACCCCGGAAACGAGCATTGCCCTATTGCGGAATTTCTCGATGAGCCAACCGCTCAGCAGGAAATGATGCAAAAACTGACCGATAAAGGACTCATGATCAGCGCTTTAAGTTGCCATTCCAACCCGCTCCATCCCCAGGAAAAAGTGGCTGTACCCGCGGACACATTACTCCGGAATACCATTAAATTAGCATCTCAGTTAGGTGTAAAGGTTGTGAACACATTTTCCGGCTGTCCCGGGGACCATGAAGGTGCTCTTTATCCAAATTGGCCGGTGGCAGCCTGGCCGCACGATTTTCAGGAAGTGTTAAAGTGGCAATGGGATGAAAAACTAATTCCATATTGGAAAGAAATAAACGACTATGCAGCTGCCAACGGCGTAAAAATCGGACTGGAATTGCATGGCGGGTTTTCCGTACATACGCCCGCAACCATGTTAAAGCTACGAAAGGCTTGCGGTTCCGCAATCGGAGCGAATTTAGATCCAAGTCATATGTGGTGGCAGGGGATTGATCCTGTGGAAGCCATCAAAATACTCGGAGATGCAGGTGCCCTACATCACTTTCATGCGAAAGATACCATCATTGATCAGCAGAATACGAACATGCATGGTTTAACCGATATGACACCTTATACAGAACTGCGCAGCAGAGCCTGGTATTTCCGTACGGTAGGGTATGGGCATGGACGTAAAACATGGGCCGATATAGTCAGTGCCTTGCGCCTGGTCGACTATGATTACGTGGTCAGCATTGAACATGAAGATGGACTGATGTCCATTGACGAAGGGTTCAGCAAAGCAGTCGAGAACCTTCAGCCCATCATGCTGAGAGAACCCGTGGGTGAAATGTGGTGGGCCTGA
- a CDS encoding sensor histidine kinase, translating to MKNVVHRSLIVGLLTALLLLAVFSVVFFLGFPLDDWGELWQRKIWELPFVVFIILITLAAGGSFGVAEGLFWKKQLSGLETVLDRNQDNQQVPEESASLAEIRALHEKAAKLQHYIYDQTKLAQKMATERVEDQEKEIERVISEERNRLARELHDSVSQELFAASMLISALNELNSDEAVSVQLKQIEAMIQQSQLEMRALLLHLRPAALKGKSLQQGIEQLLEELKQKVPIAISWKMDEVQLERGIEDHLFRILQESVSNTLRHAKARALDILLIESEGQVILRVIDDGVGFHVEKSQSGSYGLQNIKERAAEVGAAIKIISLPDKGTKLEVRVPVLQSEGDEHD from the coding sequence ATGAAAAACGTGGTACATCGTTCACTCATTGTCGGTTTGTTGACGGCTTTGCTTTTGTTGGCGGTTTTTTCTGTCGTTTTCTTTCTGGGCTTTCCGCTCGATGACTGGGGTGAGCTTTGGCAACGGAAAATATGGGAATTGCCGTTTGTCGTTTTTATCATCCTGATTACGCTGGCAGCCGGGGGCAGCTTCGGGGTTGCAGAAGGACTCTTTTGGAAAAAACAATTAAGTGGATTGGAAACCGTACTCGACAGAAATCAGGACAACCAGCAGGTTCCTGAAGAATCAGCTTCATTGGCAGAAATACGGGCTTTACATGAGAAAGCTGCAAAACTTCAACACTACATTTACGACCAAACTAAACTGGCTCAAAAGATGGCGACAGAGCGGGTGGAGGACCAAGAGAAGGAAATCGAACGGGTCATCTCCGAGGAAAGGAACCGATTGGCCAGAGAGCTGCACGATTCTGTCAGTCAGGAGTTGTTTGCAGCGTCCATGTTGATTTCTGCGCTCAATGAGCTGAACAGTGATGAAGCAGTCTCTGTTCAGTTGAAGCAAATTGAAGCGATGATTCAACAGTCCCAGCTGGAGATGCGCGCGCTGCTCTTGCACTTGCGGCCTGCCGCCTTAAAAGGGAAGTCTCTTCAACAAGGCATCGAGCAGCTGTTGGAAGAGCTGAAACAAAAGGTTCCGATAGCCATTTCCTGGAAAATGGACGAGGTCCAACTTGAAAGAGGGATTGAAGATCATCTTTTCCGCATATTGCAGGAGTCGGTGTCCAATACGCTGCGCCATGCTAAAGCCCGCGCACTGGATATCCTGCTGATTGAAAGCGAGGGACAAGTCATTTTACGGGTGATCGATGACGGGGTGGGTTTCCATGTGGAAAAAAGCCAGTCTGGATCCTATGGACTGCAGAATATAAAAGAACGGGCGGCCGAAGTAGGGGCTGCCATCAAAATCATTAGCTTACCGGATAAAGGGACAAAATTGGAAGTCAGAGTGCCGGTATTACAATCAGAGGGTGATGAACATGATTAG
- a CDS encoding YpmS family protein: MSEEKLQKQRHWKRWFLVLAGINAAVILLLLFLIFIPSWSNPSLDWEELEQTPGAEFTVTSSKENLSELVNAYVDQMSNDTIGKYEVTMEDDVEFTGSLEAFSAEIPFSIHLEPIVQENGDLVLKQKDISLGLLYLPKRKVLEYLNKSYPTPDWVVVNPEEETIYIAITQMEMKSNFKVKAEKFDLENDDISFRIKVPNETLGL, translated from the coding sequence ATGAGTGAAGAAAAATTGCAGAAACAGAGACACTGGAAACGTTGGTTTCTCGTACTTGCGGGAATAAATGCCGCGGTTATCCTCCTCCTTCTGTTTCTGATATTTATTCCTTCCTGGTCAAACCCGTCACTTGATTGGGAGGAGCTGGAGCAAACTCCGGGAGCTGAATTCACGGTCACTTCCAGCAAAGAAAACTTAAGTGAGCTGGTCAATGCTTATGTGGATCAAATGTCCAACGATACTATCGGAAAGTATGAGGTAACCATGGAGGATGATGTGGAGTTTACCGGTTCCCTCGAGGCCTTTAGCGCGGAGATTCCTTTTTCCATCCATTTGGAGCCGATTGTCCAGGAAAACGGTGACCTTGTCCTCAAACAAAAGGATATTTCCTTGGGATTGTTATACCTGCCAAAAAGAAAAGTGCTGGAATATCTGAATAAAAGCTATCCGACTCCTGACTGGGTGGTCGTTAACCCTGAAGAGGAAACGATTTATATTGCTATTACCCAAATGGAAATGAAGAGTAACTTCAAAGTAAAAGCAGAAAAATTCGACTTAGAAAATGATGATATTTCCTTCCGCATCAAGGTGCCTAATGAAACGTTGGGGCTTTGA
- the liaF gene encoding cell wall-active antibiotics response protein LiaF — protein sequence MFNRRNTDFIDMILLLTTVIFVFELLFDGSRLLFFLFLYGAAIYYGRKRIDKSWGRLVFWAGLLGLIIIILNTVAFKFFLLTIVAYVVLKWYHSKKQPVYYQPQFGEDASARGTIQRPAMFTNKWFGRQKTSSGAYEWQDINIQTGIGDSIIDMNNTVLPKGESVILIRNLFGNIEIQVPYEVEITISHSALFGSAEILDYKEKQMWNKVIHMETENYQHAKQKVKIVTSILAGKIEVKRV from the coding sequence ATGTTTAATCGCAGAAATACAGACTTCATCGATATGATTTTACTGCTTACGACCGTCATTTTTGTGTTCGAATTGCTTTTTGACGGGTCACGGCTTCTCTTCTTTCTCTTTCTGTACGGTGCAGCTATATACTATGGGCGGAAACGAATCGACAAGTCTTGGGGAAGGCTTGTGTTTTGGGCAGGCTTGCTCGGACTGATCATCATCATTCTCAACACCGTTGCGTTCAAATTCTTCTTGTTGACCATCGTCGCCTATGTTGTGCTCAAATGGTACCACTCCAAAAAACAACCGGTCTATTATCAGCCGCAATTTGGAGAGGATGCGTCGGCAAGAGGGACTATCCAGCGTCCGGCGATGTTCACCAATAAATGGTTCGGTCGTCAAAAAACCAGTTCTGGTGCATACGAGTGGCAGGATATCAATATCCAGACAGGCATCGGGGATTCCATTATCGATATGAATAACACCGTGCTTCCAAAAGGGGAGTCGGTCATTTTAATTCGCAACCTCTTTGGCAATATCGAAATCCAAGTTCCTTATGAAGTCGAAATCACCATCAGTCATTCTGCCTTGTTTGGATCTGCGGAGATCCTCGACTATAAAGAAAAACAGATGTGGAACAAGGTCATCCATATGGAAACCGAAAACTATCAGCATGCTAAACAGAAGGTTAAAATCGTCACCTCGATACTGGCCGGCAAGATAGAGGTGAAGCGTGTATGA
- a CDS encoding DUF2339 domain-containing protein yields MTDRAYQLEEKVRHIEAELVEVKKELRNLKQDKPEAGSVDEHRPAISEPVSPAAEKVPKDMEQIISDWLPRVFILVFVLGIIWAFIAAMDRGILSPPIRVLAGFVVSGLLYGSGHMQFRKNPSALSIVLLGGSIVVYIASVFAGNVLYQLIPYSITLILLAAGMVAGVWMSRKYASQSLLAIIGLGAYLYPFLFAGDRGTETIFYLYETLIFAGLVLESMYKRYKVTWNIANYAFIFAVVFFAFVGAGTTTFVTLSALAIQQLLIIYLAFKHHTASKEMYIPAISTGALFLYLIGLSVFGQHDYQLYSFYFATAAVYGGLSLVKSKSHTVLKNTFFVFSMFYLFLIITELLEETVYVQMLVYIFQAAIVYYLSQKRNSLFGTIASFLVLIMVFNQLSLYPGRDLSIIEVLCWLSLIGFFLAIYCFREKAIALQQSMITIAAPYIIAGLLLYFFGEVVDVLTYRRAFDFDIALSISWMVFVAMMYAAYSFFKEKHWQYLGLAFLLITLAKIILYDLTTIDIVWRAVLFISLGVIGLFISRIYYNQQKK; encoded by the coding sequence ATGACTGATCGTGCTTATCAACTTGAAGAAAAAGTCCGTCATATCGAAGCGGAATTAGTGGAAGTGAAAAAAGAATTAAGAAATTTGAAACAAGACAAACCGGAAGCAGGCTCAGTTGATGAGCACCGACCTGCTATCTCGGAGCCGGTCTCACCCGCCGCGGAAAAAGTGCCGAAGGATATGGAGCAAATCATCAGTGATTGGCTGCCTCGTGTATTCATTTTGGTATTCGTTCTAGGTATTATTTGGGCTTTTATTGCAGCTATGGATAGAGGGATCCTCAGCCCGCCGATCCGGGTTCTGGCCGGATTTGTGGTGTCGGGATTGCTGTATGGATCAGGACACATGCAGTTTCGCAAAAACCCAAGCGCACTCAGTATTGTCCTTCTCGGCGGTAGTATCGTTGTGTATATTGCTTCTGTATTTGCCGGTAACGTTTTGTATCAGCTTATTCCTTATTCGATCACTTTGATTCTATTGGCTGCAGGTATGGTGGCCGGGGTTTGGATGTCGAGGAAATATGCTTCCCAAAGTTTGCTTGCCATCATTGGCCTCGGTGCTTATCTATATCCATTTTTATTTGCCGGGGACAGAGGGACAGAAACGATTTTTTACTTATATGAGACGCTGATTTTTGCCGGATTGGTTTTGGAATCGATGTATAAACGGTATAAAGTTACCTGGAACATTGCCAATTATGCTTTTATTTTCGCCGTAGTATTTTTTGCCTTTGTCGGGGCAGGGACAACAACTTTTGTCACCCTTTCCGCCTTGGCAATACAGCAGCTGCTGATTATTTACTTGGCCTTCAAACACCACACAGCAAGCAAGGAAATGTACATCCCGGCAATTTCGACGGGTGCCTTATTCCTTTATCTGATCGGTTTGAGTGTATTCGGGCAACATGATTATCAACTATACAGTTTTTATTTTGCGACGGCAGCCGTATATGGAGGACTGAGCCTTGTAAAAAGCAAATCACATACAGTATTGAAAAATACGTTTTTTGTTTTTTCGATGTTCTATCTGTTTTTGATCATTACGGAATTACTGGAAGAGACTGTTTATGTACAGATGCTTGTTTATATATTTCAGGCAGCGATCGTCTACTATCTTTCCCAAAAGCGGAACAGCCTGTTTGGGACCATTGCGAGTTTTTTGGTTTTGATCATGGTATTCAATCAATTGTCGCTTTACCCAGGCAGGGATCTGTCGATAATCGAGGTCCTTTGCTGGCTGTCGTTAATCGGTTTCTTCCTGGCGATTTATTGCTTTAGAGAAAAAGCAATCGCGTTACAGCAATCGATGATAACCATAGCAGCCCCTTACATAATTGCTGGTTTGCTGCTTTACTTTTTTGGTGAAGTAGTCGATGTGCTGACATATCGCAGGGCGTTTGATTTCGACATTGCTCTGTCGATTTCCTGGATGGTATTTGTCGCCATGATGTATGCCGCGTACAGCTTCTTTAAAGAAAAGCACTGGCAGTACCTTGGTTTAGCATTCTTACTCATTACCCTGGCAAAAATTATCCTGTATGACTTAACGACGATTGATATCGTCTGGCGGGCAGTCTTATTCATTTCGCTCGGTGTGATTGGGTTGTTTATTTCGAGAATTTACTACAACCAGCAGAAAAAATAA
- a CDS encoding cation diffusion facilitator family transporter: MKELWNLLKQGTKSSLWAATVNIVVGIIKTIAYFITGNVAMFAEMMHSYADAANQFFVFIGSALSKKAPTDRFPNGFGRLVNLVLLGAVLIVGILAYETIKEGIYHIIQPEGHEGWFWLNIGVLGVSFLLEGFVLTKAMKEITEHISDEEKKGLGLITQSFKHAKEANPATKLVFLEDLVATLGALIAMIAIALSSYTPFHSATGYASIVIGMLLFIVVGRIFLDNAAGALGITVPEMENAIGNLAMKESMVKDIKRLHVIKEGDQRHVELKIEIDPKVTIAAADDMRDRLEKKIKSQRGVTDVIIEFDEDDQVPSWSKSSEKEN, from the coding sequence ATGAAAGAGTTATGGAACCTGCTCAAACAAGGGACAAAATCTTCGTTGTGGGCCGCGACAGTCAACATTGTCGTAGGAATCATCAAAACGATTGCGTATTTCATCACAGGGAATGTAGCCATGTTTGCGGAAATGATGCACAGTTATGCGGATGCAGCCAATCAATTTTTCGTTTTCATTGGCTCGGCTTTAAGTAAAAAAGCACCAACAGACCGGTTTCCAAACGGATTCGGCCGTCTCGTGAATCTTGTTCTTCTCGGCGCCGTTTTGATTGTCGGGATTCTCGCTTACGAGACAATAAAAGAAGGGATTTACCATATTATTCAACCGGAAGGTCATGAAGGGTGGTTCTGGTTGAATATAGGTGTACTAGGCGTATCCTTTCTTTTGGAAGGATTTGTCCTGACGAAGGCAATGAAAGAGATAACCGAACACATTTCCGACGAGGAAAAGAAAGGCCTGGGGCTAATTACGCAAAGCTTTAAACATGCCAAGGAAGCAAATCCAGCGACAAAACTTGTATTTTTAGAGGATTTGGTAGCGACGCTGGGTGCACTGATTGCCATGATTGCCATCGCCCTTTCCAGCTATACGCCTTTTCACAGTGCGACTGGTTATGCGTCCATCGTTATCGGCATGTTATTGTTTATCGTGGTCGGTAGGATTTTTCTCGATAACGCAGCAGGCGCCTTGGGAATCACCGTACCCGAAATGGAAAATGCGATTGGCAACCTGGCCATGAAGGAATCGATGGTCAAAGATATCAAACGCCTTCATGTCATAAAAGAGGGCGACCAGCGGCATGTCGAGTTAAAAATAGAAATCGACCCTAAAGTGACCATAGCGGCGGCTGATGACATGCGGGATCGTCTGGAGAAAAAAATTAAATCACAAAGAGGCGTGACAGATGTGATTATTGAATTTGATGAAGATGACCAAGTACCGAGCTGGTCCAAATCGTCTGAAAAAGAAAACTAA
- a CDS encoding lmo0954 family membrane protein, whose product MKTFLLLLLGVTAVILILANLGPMILLAVSLVVSYYAVKKFVLADTVGQKVLWAIAILFGLSISLANLPALIGVAAFVVLYYTYKVWKKDKHATSYLDDDLFNETGKESWIN is encoded by the coding sequence ATGAAAACATTCCTGTTGCTATTACTAGGTGTGACAGCAGTCATCCTCATCCTGGCTAATCTCGGACCGATGATTTTATTGGCTGTCAGTCTGGTTGTTTCTTATTATGCAGTGAAAAAGTTCGTTCTTGCGGATACGGTAGGCCAGAAGGTGCTATGGGCAATCGCTATTCTGTTCGGTCTTTCCATTTCCCTGGCGAACTTGCCGGCATTGATTGGTGTAGCTGCCTTCGTCGTTTTGTACTATACCTATAAAGTGTGGAAAAAAGATAAACATGCAACCAGTTATTTGGATGATGATCTTTTTAATGAAACTGGAAAAGAATCTTGGATTAATTAA
- a CDS encoding LacI family DNA-binding transcriptional regulator: MATIHQVAKQAGVSVATVSRVLNGQNSVTAKTRIKVEDAIKKLNYEPSLLGRNLRNSESRLLLVLIPNISNPFYSEIINGIENTAIELDYNILLCETDTNAERENIYFDLVRKKMADGIISMDPAVNTDTLIRLAENHAIIQCSEYAVDSGIPYVTIDNAEAAYRAVKYLIKIGHQQIALINSDKKYLYARQRQLGYQKALEESNMELEDSLIVHTQGLDFSYGQQAMKKIFMQKERPTAVFAVSDMLAIGALKEIHNQGLKVPEDIAIIGFDKIAFSNMTHPTLTTISQPMYEMGEAAADMLVKKIQGEEVESLILDHELVIRESTLG; encoded by the coding sequence ATGGCAACAATCCACCAAGTGGCCAAACAAGCAGGAGTCTCGGTTGCAACGGTTTCCAGAGTTTTAAATGGGCAAAACTCCGTGACGGCGAAAACGAGAATAAAAGTAGAAGATGCAATCAAAAAATTAAATTATGAACCTAGCCTCCTTGGTCGGAATTTGAGAAACTCAGAAAGCAGATTGCTGCTTGTCCTCATCCCGAATATCTCCAATCCTTTTTATTCGGAAATCATCAATGGCATTGAAAACACGGCTATCGAATTGGACTATAATATCCTTTTGTGTGAAACCGACACAAATGCTGAACGAGAGAACATCTATTTTGATTTGGTCCGCAAAAAAATGGCCGATGGTATCATTTCCATGGACCCGGCTGTGAACACCGACACCCTTATCCGACTCGCCGAAAATCATGCGATCATCCAGTGCAGCGAGTATGCTGTCGACAGTGGCATCCCATACGTGACCATTGACAACGCTGAGGCAGCTTATCGCGCGGTGAAGTATCTGATAAAAATCGGGCATCAGCAAATCGCTTTGATCAACTCCGACAAAAAATACCTGTATGCGCGCCAGCGGCAGCTTGGTTACCAGAAGGCATTAGAAGAAAGTAATATGGAATTAGAGGACAGCTTGATTGTCCACACGCAAGGGTTGGATTTTTCTTATGGCCAGCAGGCAATGAAAAAGATTTTCATGCAGAAAGAACGTCCAACGGCGGTTTTTGCTGTATCCGACATGCTTGCGATTGGTGCGCTGAAAGAAATTCACAATCAAGGACTGAAAGTGCCGGAAGACATTGCCATCATTGGATTTGACAAGATCGCTTTTTCCAATATGACGCACCCTACTTTGACAACGATCTCGCAGCCGATGTATGAGATGGGGGAAGCTGCTGCAGATATGCTGGTTAAGAAAATTCAAGGAGAAGAAGTGGAAAGTCTCATTCTGGATCATGAATTAGTCATTCGGGAGTCTACTTTAGGTTAA